One Enterococcus silesiacus genomic window carries:
- a CDS encoding oxaloacetate decarboxylase (Converts oxaloacetate to phosphoenolpyruvate using ATP as an energy source): MTKEILFTETVLRDGQQSQIATRMPTSDMLPIIQTLDEAGYHALEMWGGATFDACIRFLNEDPWERLRAIRKAVKNTKLQMLLRGQNLLGYKNYADDVVEAFVQKSIENGIDIIRVFDALNDTRNLQTSIEATKKFGGHCQPAISYTTSDFHTIDYFVGLTTELEKMGADSICIKDMAGILTPDDAYRLVTEIKCKIQVPLEVHTHATSGISEMTYLKAVEAGADIIDTAISSFSGGTSQPATESMALALENLGYNTHLDMKKVAEAADYFNPIRDKFREEGLLNPKVKDTEPKTLIYKVPGGMLSNLLSQLTEQGLADKYEEVLREVPKVRADLGYPPLVTPLSQMVGTQAVMNVISGERYKMVPKEIKDYVKGLYGKPPVAISEEMTKLIIGEEEVITIRPADLLTPELPIYKKEIEAYAKSTEDVLMYALFPQQGKDFLGRREDRFYDVPIQEVSVTLDI; the protein is encoded by the coding sequence ATGACAAAAGAAATCCTTTTTACTGAAACTGTACTGCGTGACGGGCAACAAAGCCAAATTGCTACACGTATGCCGACAAGTGATATGCTGCCGATTATTCAAACTTTGGATGAAGCAGGCTATCATGCTTTAGAAATGTGGGGCGGGGCTACGTTTGATGCTTGTATTCGTTTCTTGAATGAAGATCCTTGGGAACGACTAAGAGCAATTCGAAAAGCGGTTAAAAATACAAAGCTACAAATGCTGTTACGCGGACAAAATTTACTTGGTTATAAAAATTATGCGGATGATGTTGTAGAAGCGTTTGTCCAAAAATCAATCGAAAATGGTATTGATATTATTCGTGTTTTTGATGCGTTAAATGATACAAGGAATTTACAAACGTCAATTGAAGCAACGAAAAAATTTGGTGGACACTGCCAACCAGCCATTTCATATACGACCAGTGATTTTCACACGATCGATTATTTTGTCGGATTAACGACAGAACTTGAAAAAATGGGGGCAGATTCCATCTGCATCAAAGATATGGCAGGGATTCTGACACCTGACGATGCCTATCGTTTAGTTACCGAAATCAAGTGTAAAATCCAAGTGCCTTTAGAAGTTCATACACACGCGACTAGCGGTATTTCTGAGATGACTTATTTGAAAGCTGTCGAAGCTGGTGCAGATATTATTGATACAGCTATTTCATCATTTTCCGGAGGAACTAGTCAACCAGCTACTGAATCAATGGCACTTGCTTTAGAAAATTTAGGCTATAACACTCATTTAGATATGAAAAAAGTAGCAGAAGCGGCTGACTATTTTAACCCGATTCGCGATAAATTTAGAGAAGAAGGCTTATTGAATCCTAAAGTAAAAGATACAGAACCAAAAACGTTGATTTATAAAGTGCCTGGCGGAATGTTATCCAATTTATTAAGTCAATTGACCGAACAAGGACTAGCAGATAAATACGAAGAGGTTCTAAGAGAAGTACCAAAAGTTCGTGCGGATCTTGGTTATCCTCCACTTGTAACACCATTATCCCAGATGGTAGGAACTCAAGCAGTAATGAACGTGATCAGCGGTGAACGATACAAAATGGTTCCAAAAGAAATCAAGGATTATGTTAAAGGATTATATGGCAAACCACCCGTTGCTATTTCCGAAGAAATGACGAAATTGATTATTGGCGAAGAAGAAGTAATTACCATTAGACCAGCAGATCTATTAACACCAGAGCTGCCTATATACAAAAAAGAAATTGAAGCGTATGCAAAATCAACTGAAGATGTATTGATGTATGCGTTATTCCCGCAACAAGGAAAAGATTTCTTAGGAAGAAGAGAAGATCGCTTTTATGATGTCCCAATACAAGAGGTGAGCGTTACCTTAGATATTTGA
- a CDS encoding ACP synthase CitX, with amino-acid sequence MWSKMSKTHLKGETITLIDMLNAREKRATIQRELLRKHPTCTLLSATMNIPGPVKTNERLRHAFLTVIKEITPLFPPEKIVARKHRELKTGSEYYLVLNETPKELKKKLIEIEETHLYGRLMDLDVVYLKDQLLCSVSRTELNHKPRTCFICEEEAKVCGRQRRHSVEEMQETIANLLRKEG; translated from the coding sequence ATGTGGTCAAAAATGTCTAAAACCCATTTAAAGGGAGAAACAATTACACTGATAGACATGCTGAACGCTCGAGAAAAACGGGCAACGATTCAGCGAGAACTTTTACGAAAGCATCCTACGTGCACTTTATTAAGCGCTACGATGAATATTCCAGGACCTGTAAAGACGAACGAGCGGCTAAGACATGCTTTTTTAACTGTCATTAAAGAGATCACTCCTCTTTTTCCTCCTGAAAAAATAGTTGCTCGCAAACACCGAGAGTTGAAAACAGGTTCGGAATACTATCTAGTCCTTAATGAAACACCAAAAGAGCTGAAGAAAAAACTAATTGAAATTGAAGAAACGCATCTCTACGGTCGTTTGATGGATTTAGATGTCGTTTATCTAAAAGATCAACTCTTATGTTCTGTCAGTCGTACCGAACTAAATCACAAACCTAGAACTTGTTTTATTTGTGAAGAAGAAGCAAAAGTGTGCGGTAGACAAAGACGCCACAGCGTAGAAGAAATGCAAGAAACAATAGCCAACTTATTGAGAAAGGAAGGATGA
- a CDS encoding citrate lyase subunit alpha (citrate-ACP transferase, the alpha subunit catalyzes the formation of (3S)-citryl-CoA from acetyl-CoA and citrate): MKNNVGKEIPDNYAEQYGLFKGELTNIHEYKEASRTINPVRPRDTKLLGSLREAIEKTGLKDGMTISFHHHFREGDFVMNMVLDEIAALGIKNLSIAPSSIANVHEPLINHIKNGVVTNITSSGLRDKVGAAISEGIMENPVVIRSHGGRARAIAAGDIHIDVAFLGAPSSDAYGNVNGTKGKATCGSLGYAMIDAKYADQVVIITDSLMPYPNTPISIPQTDVDFVVEVEAIGDPDGIAKGATRFTKNPKELLIAEYAAKVITHSPYYKNGFSFQTGTGGAALAVSRFLKEAMIKDGITASFALGGITNAMVELLEEGLVKKIIDVQDFDHPSAVSLGKNENHYEIDANMYASPLSKGSVINQLDTAILSALEIDTNFNVNVITGSDGVIRGASGGHSDTSAACKMSLVIAPLIRGRIPTIVEEVNTVVTPGSSIDVVVTEVGIAINPERQDLVEHFKALDVPQLTMKELQEKAYSIVDRPDAIQYGDKVVALIEYRDGSIIDVVKNV; this comes from the coding sequence ATGAAAAATAACGTAGGCAAAGAAATTCCAGATAATTATGCTGAACAATATGGTTTATTTAAAGGTGAGCTAACGAACATTCATGAATACAAAGAGGCCAGCCGTACAATCAATCCAGTCAGACCAAGAGATACAAAGCTATTAGGTAGCTTAAGAGAAGCAATTGAAAAAACAGGATTAAAAGATGGCATGACAATTTCTTTCCATCATCATTTTAGAGAAGGCGATTTTGTGATGAACATGGTGTTAGATGAGATTGCAGCTTTAGGGATCAAAAATCTATCGATCGCACCTAGCTCGATCGCCAATGTTCATGAACCATTGATCAATCATATCAAAAATGGTGTGGTCACAAATATTACTTCTAGTGGGTTACGTGATAAAGTTGGCGCTGCGATTTCTGAAGGAATCATGGAAAATCCTGTTGTCATCCGTTCGCATGGTGGTCGTGCCAGAGCGATTGCTGCAGGCGATATCCATATTGATGTGGCTTTTCTTGGCGCACCAAGTTCAGACGCTTATGGCAATGTAAATGGGACTAAAGGCAAGGCAACATGTGGTTCTTTAGGGTATGCCATGATTGATGCCAAATATGCAGATCAAGTCGTGATCATCACAGATAGTTTGATGCCTTATCCAAACACACCAATCAGTATCCCACAAACCGATGTGGATTTTGTCGTAGAAGTTGAAGCGATCGGTGATCCTGATGGGATAGCTAAAGGGGCGACTCGATTTACCAAAAATCCGAAAGAACTATTGATTGCAGAATACGCCGCTAAAGTAATCACACATTCGCCGTATTATAAAAATGGTTTTTCTTTCCAAACAGGAACTGGTGGAGCAGCCTTAGCTGTTTCGAGATTTTTGAAGGAAGCCATGATTAAAGATGGCATTACCGCTAGTTTTGCTTTAGGTGGTATTACAAATGCAATGGTTGAATTATTAGAAGAAGGACTCGTTAAAAAAATCATCGATGTTCAAGATTTTGATCATCCCTCTGCGGTTTCTTTAGGCAAGAATGAGAACCACTACGAAATTGATGCAAATATGTATGCTTCACCTTTAAGCAAAGGTTCTGTCATCAATCAGTTAGATACAGCGATTCTTTCTGCGTTAGAAATTGATACAAATTTTAATGTGAACGTTATTACAGGATCAGATGGCGTGATTCGCGGCGCGTCTGGCGGACATTCAGATACAAGTGCGGCTTGTAAAATGAGTTTGGTGATTGCACCATTGATTAGAGGAAGAATTCCAACAATCGTTGAAGAAGTTAATACAGTGGTAACTCCTGGTAGCAGCATTGATGTTGTTGTGACAGAAGTGGGGATTGCGATTAATCCAGAACGTCAAGACCTAGTAGAACATTTTAAAGCGTTAGATGTTCCGCAATTAACAATGAAAGAACTGCAAGAAAAAGCCTATAGCATCGTAGATCGGCCAGATGCCATCCAATATGGTGATAAAGTCGTTGCATTGATCGAATATCGTGATGGTTCAATTATCGATGTGGTCAAAAATGTCTAA